TCCGCGTACATCACCGTGGTGTGGTCGCGGCCGCCGAAGTACTGGCCGATCTTGGGCAGCGAGGAGTCGGTGAGCTCCCGGCACAGGTACATCGCGATCTGCCGGGCCTGGGCCAGCGCCTTGGTCTTGCCCGGGCCGCACAGGTCGTCGATGGTCACGCCGAAGTAGTCCGCGGTCACCGCCATGATCGTCGGCGGGGTGATCTCCGGGGTCTGCGAGTCGGGGATGAGGTCGCGCAGCACGATCTCCGCGAGCTGCAGGTCCACCGGCTGCCGGTTCAGCGACGCGAACGCGGTGACCCGGATCAGCGCGCCCTCCAGCTCGCGGATGTTGCGCTCGATGCGGGAGGCGATGAACTCCAGCACGTCGGCCGGCGCGTTCATCCGGTCCTGCGCGGCCTTCTTCCGCAGGATGGCGATGCGGGTCTCCAGCTCCGGCGGCTGGATGTCGGTGATCAGGCCCCACTCGAACCGGGTGCGCAGCCGGTCCTCCAGGGTGCGCAGGCCCTTCGGCGGCCGGTCGGAGGACACCACGATCTGCTTGTTCGAGTTGTGCAGCGTGTTGAAGGTGTGGAAGAACTCCTCCTGGGTCCCTTCCTTGCCCTCCAGGAACTGGATGTCGTCCACCAGCAGCACGTCGACGTCGCGGTACCGGCGCTGGAACGCCACCTGGCGGTCGTCGCGCAGCGAGTTGATGAAGTCGTTGGTGAACTCCTCGGTGGAGACGTAGCGCACCCGCATGCCGGGGAACAGCCGCTGCGTGTAGTGCCCGACCGCGTGCAGCAGGTGGGTCTTGCCGAGCCCGGACTCGCCCCAGATGAACAGCGGGTTGTACGCCCGGGCGGGCGCCTCGGCCGCGGCCACGGCAGCCGCGTGCGCGAACCGGTTCGAGGAGCCGATGACGAACGTGTCGAAGGTGTACTTCGCGTTCAGCCTGGTCTGCGAGGTCGGCGAGGGGTTCTTCGGCGCGGTGAACGGCTG
This region of Saccharopolyspora hordei genomic DNA includes:
- the dnaA gene encoding chromosomal replication initiator protein DnaA; protein product: MSDHQADLVRVWGEVVQELSSGTLSPQQRAWMRVTRPIGLLDGTALLAAPSDFAKEAIERALRDPITDALSRRLGRDVSLAVKVDTAVPAPTRPVAAPAPADQWTPRASTGDQPAPPPYYTGPGLGREAYGAAESYRSPEDFGNTAHTGSIPAVEGRHAAPEAKPELDFPTTEFRWPGGEVPQPLEADGGDAEEPEAETEDGGDAEESGGEGWPAFGRTGPTEPQQGQPFTAPKNPSPTSQTRLNAKYTFDTFVIGSSNRFAHAAAVAAAEAPARAYNPLFIWGESGLGKTHLLHAVGHYTQRLFPGMRVRYVSTEEFTNDFINSLRDDRQVAFQRRYRDVDVLLVDDIQFLEGKEGTQEEFFHTFNTLHNSNKQIVVSSDRPPKGLRTLEDRLRTRFEWGLITDIQPPELETRIAILRKKAAQDRMNAPADVLEFIASRIERNIRELEGALIRVTAFASLNRQPVDLQLAEIVLRDLIPDSQTPEITPPTIMAVTADYFGVTIDDLCGPGKTKALAQARQIAMYLCRELTDSSLPKIGQYFGGRDHTTVMYADKKIRKEMAERRRIYEHVQELTARIKQQSR